A genomic window from Gossypium hirsutum isolate 1008001.06 chromosome D12, Gossypium_hirsutum_v2.1, whole genome shotgun sequence includes:
- the LOC107945530 gene encoding uncharacterized protein, whose translation MDSGNSGSVQSPSGGSEEFDSGANSNSAFFNNNPSSHIGHGPLGNQQSPPLLQQQHQSPSSSSVLFDPLSNYFGHPLSSVTNPNSQLNLDVVWSRNLRSEPNCNDLVRGFMASSSPPPTQQLFTNQQAQSRTTFPSMQIPQGPESGTKGSGTSGQPNNNNMVRNSKKRSRASRRAPTTVLTTDTTNFRAMVQEFTGIPAPPFTSSPFPRTRLDLFGTTSSPNYLLRPFAQKLNYPPPLFTSSSMVDAMASTPSTNSTSSTTSINYQLPSELGLLKQPQNPLNINMPQNPILNFVSLLQAPPKYPLSNSIDIPSNVSPLKMGAFEGFGLSQGHVNPNLSGVQNMVSSSGGSLPRNENSANPPSWGEAAGSREHDQSLLRSINGRYNNSNTPGLTNGKVNNFSVSSSDFHVDKGPENVATRSEGMVESWICSSD comes from the coding sequence ATGGATTCTGGTAACAGTGGTAGTGTGCAATCTCCGAGTGGTGGCAGTGAAGAGTTTGATTCAGGCGCTAACTCAAACTCAGCTTTCTTTAACAATAACCCATCGAGCCATATTGGTCATGGTCCCTTGGGTAACCAACAATCGCCGCCGCTTCTGCAACAGCAACACCAAAGTCCTTCTTCCTCATCTGTGTTGTTTGACCCTTTATCGAACTACTTCGGTCATCCCTTATCAAGTGTGACAAACCCAAATTCACAACTCAATCTTGATGTGGTTTGGTCCAGAAATCTAAGATCTGAGCCCAACTGCAATGATCTTGTTCGTGGCTTTATGGCCTCATCATCGCCACCACCAACCCAACAGTTATTCACCAACCAGCAAGCACAAAGCAGAACCACTTTTCCTTCTATGCAGATTCCTCAAGGACCTGAAAGTGGTACAAAAGGTTCAGGCACAAGTGGCCAACCCAACAACAACAATATGGTGCGTAACTCAAAGAAGAGATCCAGAGCTTCCCGGCGTGCACCAACCACTGTTTTGACCACAGACACCACCAATTTCCGAGCCATGGTTCAGGAGTTTACTGGGATCCCTGCACCACCCTTCACCTCCTCACCTTTCCCGAGAACCAGACTTGATTTATTTGGTACAACTTCATCTCCTAATTATCTTTTAAGACCATTTGCTCAGAAACTTAATTATCCTCCTCCCTTATTTACTAGCTCTTCCATGGTTGATGCTATGGCTTCTACACCTAGCACTAATTCTACTTCTAGTACAACTTCCATTAACTACCAACTGCCATCTGAGTTAGGCCTTTTAAAACAGCCTCAAAATCCACTCAACATCAACATGCCACAAAACCCAATTCTTAACTTCGTATCACTCCTTCAAGCCCCTCCCAAATACCCACTTTCCAATTCAATAGATATTCCATCAAATGTCTCTCCTCTCAAAATGGGCGCTTTTGAAGGGTTTGGTTTGAGCCAGGGGCATGTCAATCCCAACCTCAGCGGCGTTCAAAACATGGTATCATCATCAGGTGGATCATTGCCAAGAAATGAAAATAGTGCTAATCCTCCAAGCTGGGGAGAAGCAGCAGGGTCCCGTGAACATGATCAAAGTCTCCTAAGGTCCATCAATGGCAGGTACAACAACAGTAACACGCCAGGACTTACGAATGGGAAAGTAAACAATTTCTCGGTGTCTTCATCGGATTTTCATGTCGATAAAGGGCCAGAAAATGTAGCTACAAGAAGTGAAGGTATGGTGGAATCATGGATATGTTCATCTGATTAG